In Paenibacillus larvae subsp. larvae, the following proteins share a genomic window:
- a CDS encoding zinc metallopeptidase, translating to MPFYFHPMDLLIFVAFGISMWASFRVRGTFNEYSQVQTMSGMTGYEAARRMLDVNGLHDVPVEPVQGALTDHYDPQARVVRLSEPVYYERSISAISVACHEVGHAIQHKVNYPMLVTRSQIFPVANFASGVAPFLILAGLIFQQFSFLLHIGIIFFSVAVLFQLITLPVEFNASSRARKLMLDYGFVTREEEYGVGKVLNAAALTYVAAALISVLQLLKFIMIFNNRD from the coding sequence ATGCCATTTTATTTTCATCCAATGGATTTACTAATTTTTGTAGCATTCGGTATCTCAATGTGGGCTTCCTTCCGCGTGAGAGGAACCTTTAATGAATATTCGCAAGTCCAAACCATGTCCGGTATGACCGGTTACGAAGCGGCCAGAAGGATGCTCGATGTTAATGGTCTTCACGATGTACCGGTTGAGCCTGTCCAAGGAGCCCTTACAGATCATTATGACCCACAAGCCAGAGTAGTCAGATTATCGGAACCTGTTTATTATGAAAGATCCATTTCGGCCATTTCGGTTGCCTGTCACGAAGTAGGCCATGCTATCCAGCATAAGGTCAATTACCCGATGCTGGTCACCAGAAGCCAGATCTTCCCGGTTGCCAATTTTGCATCCGGTGTGGCTCCTTTTCTGATTCTGGCCGGGTTAATCTTTCAACAATTCAGCTTTCTGCTTCATATTGGCATCATCTTTTTCTCCGTAGCCGTCCTGTTCCAATTGATTACCCTCCCGGTTGAATTCAATGCAAGCAGCCGGGCAAGGAAGCTTATGCTGGATTATGGATTCGTAACCCGCGAAGAAGAGTACGGTGTAGGTAAGGTCCTGAATGCCGCTGCTCTTACGTATGTAGCTGCAGCCCTGATTTCCGTACTTCAGCTCCTGAAGTTTATTATGATTTTCAATAACAGGGATTGA
- the tpx gene encoding thiol peroxidase, giving the protein MTVERKEAATFKGNPITLVGPELKAGDTAPDFKLNKDLLTEVSLKDFSGKVKLISVVPSIDTGVCDAQTRRFNEEASKLGDKVQILTVSVDLPFAQARWCGAAGVDRVVMLSDYKSKSFGQAYGVLIKELQLDMRSIFVIDAEDKIRYVEYLGEMTDHPNYDAALEAIKSLL; this is encoded by the coding sequence ATGACTGTAGAACGCAAAGAAGCAGCTACCTTCAAAGGCAATCCCATCACTCTTGTCGGACCTGAATTAAAAGCGGGCGATACGGCGCCTGATTTTAAACTGAATAAAGATTTGCTCACAGAAGTATCCTTGAAAGACTTCTCCGGTAAGGTCAAACTGATTAGTGTAGTTCCTTCCATTGATACAGGGGTATGCGATGCCCAAACCCGGCGTTTTAACGAGGAAGCTTCCAAACTTGGTGACAAGGTGCAAATTTTAACGGTAAGTGTCGATCTTCCGTTCGCTCAAGCCCGCTGGTGCGGAGCAGCCGGGGTAGATCGTGTAGTCATGCTGTCGGACTATAAATCCAAGTCGTTCGGCCAGGCTTACGGTGTACTGATCAAGGAACTTCAACTGGATATGCGCTCTATTTTCGTTATCGATGCAGAGGACAAGATCCGCTATGTTGAATACCTCGGTGAAATGACCGATCATCCTAATTACGACGCTGCCCTCGAAGCAATTAAGTCCCTTCTGTAA
- a CDS encoding MerR family transcriptional regulator: MAQLAGVSSRTIDYYTKLGLIRPEMRSDSNYRYYSDDTLARLKRIEMLKKEKYSLDEIKEKLKQWDKALQQPDMTDKLTSLQLHLGQLEKEVKELEPIIQQLKPRQMKKVYNLLTQPTAACIEALLFLLGKGPFS, from the coding sequence TTGGCCCAGCTGGCTGGTGTAAGCTCCAGGACTATCGATTACTATACGAAACTCGGTCTTATCCGTCCTGAGATGAGATCTGACAGCAATTACCGTTATTACAGTGACGATACCTTGGCCAGGCTTAAACGCATCGAAATGCTGAAAAAAGAGAAGTATAGTTTAGATGAGATTAAGGAAAAGCTTAAGCAGTGGGATAAAGCCCTTCAGCAACCGGACATGACGGATAAATTAACTTCTCTTCAACTGCATCTTGGACAATTGGAGAAGGAAGTGAAGGAACTGGAACCCATCATTCAGCAGCTGAAGCCGCGTCAAATGAAAAAAGTCTACAATCTGCTTACCCAGCCAACCGCAGCATGTATAGAAGCCCTGCTTTTCTTGCTAGGAAAAGGACCTTTCTCTTAA
- a CDS encoding LysR family transcriptional regulator, translated as MELRQLQYFVKVAKKQHVTQAAEELHVAQSAVSRQIHLLEAELGVNLFVQKGRNLQLTSVGRLFLSRVEEILLDLEKAVNEIHEFLDPDAGEIRIGFPHSIVITLMPNFVSRFRKDHPNVRFRMKQGTYNTLIRDVIQGEIDLAFITPYPEDHDQVSGEIILTEELFAVLPPNHELAGEKAIRLIQLKDEPFVMFSEDYSLRAIAMNACMKAGFVPDIEFEGEETDTIRGLVAAGMGVSLLPAMALRDKGELQPAKVKIIDPKVTRTVGIIKRKGEKLPLVAEVFRRFLIDYFEKHRNNQNKKNKGSKA; from the coding sequence GTGGAGTTAAGACAGTTGCAGTATTTCGTGAAAGTAGCGAAAAAACAACACGTTACACAAGCCGCGGAGGAACTGCACGTGGCTCAATCTGCGGTAAGCAGGCAAATTCACCTGCTTGAAGCCGAACTAGGCGTTAATTTGTTTGTTCAAAAAGGAAGGAATTTACAACTGACATCCGTCGGGCGTCTCTTTTTATCAAGAGTGGAAGAAATCCTGTTGGATTTGGAGAAAGCCGTAAATGAAATTCATGAATTCCTGGATCCGGATGCGGGCGAAATCCGGATAGGGTTTCCGCATAGTATTGTGATTACGCTTATGCCCAATTTTGTATCCCGTTTTCGGAAGGATCATCCGAATGTCCGCTTTCGAATGAAGCAGGGAACCTATAATACATTGATCCGGGATGTCATTCAAGGCGAGATTGATTTAGCTTTTATTACGCCTTATCCTGAAGATCATGATCAGGTTTCGGGTGAGATTATTTTGACGGAAGAATTATTTGCCGTACTTCCCCCCAATCACGAGTTGGCAGGAGAAAAGGCAATCCGGTTGATTCAATTAAAAGATGAGCCTTTTGTTATGTTCAGTGAAGATTATTCGCTGCGTGCCATTGCGATGAATGCCTGCATGAAAGCCGGATTTGTACCTGATATTGAATTTGAAGGGGAAGAAACCGACACGATAAGGGGCCTTGTTGCAGCCGGAATGGGGGTCAGCCTGCTGCCTGCCATGGCTCTTCGCGATAAAGGAGAGCTTCAGCCGGCCAAAGTAAAAATTATTGATCCGAAGGTGACACGCACGGTCGGCATTATTAAACGGAAAGGGGAGAAACTCCCCCTAGTGGCTGAAGTGTTTCGCCGTTTCTTAATTGATTATTTTGAAAAACACCGGAATAACCAGAACAAGAAAAATAAAGGTTCCAAAGCTTAA
- a CDS encoding DUF1499 domain-containing protein, with amino-acid sequence MLKRTLVGIVRSQETTGEKAKDPALKTRYYKLPGELVWNEVVTLIKRTPGYKLLHEVKNVGEIVLEKKTMLGRTQDITLTIIAVNPVITAIDIYSASRGSRGDLGSNYRAIRDLYNMFDKKLAQYVIRT; translated from the coding sequence TTGCTTAAGAGAACGTTAGTGGGTATAGTAAGAAGTCAGGAGACAACAGGGGAGAAAGCCAAAGACCCGGCATTAAAGACGAGATACTATAAATTACCCGGTGAGCTGGTATGGAATGAAGTTGTGACGCTCATAAAAAGAACACCCGGTTACAAACTGCTTCATGAAGTGAAAAATGTCGGGGAAATTGTGCTTGAGAAAAAAACCATGCTAGGACGGACTCAGGACATCACCCTTACTATAATTGCTGTGAATCCTGTTATCACGGCCATTGACATCTATTCTGCATCGCGCGGTTCACGAGGAGATCTCGGTTCTAATTATCGGGCGATTCGCGACCTTTATAACATGTTTGATAAAAAGTTGGCTCAATACGTTATCCGTACTTAG